Proteins from a genomic interval of Capsicum annuum cultivar UCD-10X-F1 chromosome 4, UCD10Xv1.1, whole genome shotgun sequence:
- the LOC107868681 gene encoding uncharacterized protein LOC107868681, whose amino-acid sequence MSGTSSISVNTTSMSTEGFTSFSVDQSHPFYVHPSDSPGIQLTVLPFDGNDFVSWRKSMLISLSAKNKLAIITGRSPKPVPESPYYPYWERCNDMVIVWITNSLSRNIAMSVIGFNTAQEIWEDLNERFGQTNGSKYIQLQRELASTSQGSSDIATYFMKLRGLWD is encoded by the coding sequence ATGAGTGGTACTTCGTCTATTTCAGTGAATACTACTTCTATGTCCACTGAAGGATTTACTTCCTTTTCCGTTGACCAATCTCATCCATTCTATGTCCATCcgtctgacagtcctggtattcAACTCACTGTGTTACCATTTGATGGAAATGATTTTGTTAGTTGGCGTAAAAGTATGTTAATTTCTCTTTCGGCTAAGAACAAACTAGCTATAATTACTGGTAGGAGCCCTAAACCTGTGCCTGAATCTCCCTATTATCCATATTGGGAAAGGTGTAATGATATGGTAATAGTCTGGATCACTAATTCCTTATCTAGGAACATTGCTATGAGTGTCATTGGTTTTAATACTGCTCAAGAGATTTGGGAGGATCTCAATGAACGTTTTGGACAGACTAATGGGTCCAAATACATTCAACTTCAACGGGAATTAGCTTCAACTAGTCAGGGTTCTTCGGATATAGCCACATATTTTATGAAACTTAGAGGCCTTTGGGACTAG